The following are encoded in a window of Streptomyces sp. Go-475 genomic DNA:
- a CDS encoding LuxR C-terminal-related transcriptional regulator, which produces MGGSAPRRDHHLPAETTSFVDRRGELTEGRELLARARLVTLTGPGGVGKTRLAARIAARVQRAFPDGVRFVHLSGLHDPALVPLAAADALGLHDHSPQPPLAALVEQVRERRLLLVVDNCEHLAGACAQLAAALLRGTEGVRILATSRHRLGLTEEHLLEVRPLPVPDPDGDLSAAEGYPALTLFADRAAAVVPGFRLTPANRASVARLCHRLDGLPLAIELAAVRMRVLDVDQLLDRLDDRYRFLTTGSPAALPRHQTLRAAVAWSHDLCTGPEQLVWARLSVLAGGFDLETAEAVCADDSPEGAAGYAQSQSPFTDRTFPPGQAFTGALGEEAGFASPCTAGSVQGAARHAQALPALPGPGAGPGPGQVVPAGSAVPAARHAQAPPGTVTLPLPAGAGPALRADDVLEALAGLVDKSVLCREPGPGGARYRLLDTLRQYGLEQLRRTPGEEGAARRRQRDWMLRRAEDCERGWFGPGQPEAVARLRADRDNLRAALDFSLSTPGEARAGLRLAGALWFYWHACGAPREGLYWLDRALAAGPEPTRERARGLWVAGLLAAATQDFPRGRRHAADALALARALGDPAEAAHAEYVIGVIRLFGDDLPGALRHFEATVARGPVPGQHLSLVGLDQVELACALGYLGEADRAVEVCERALRLCERHGEQWVRSYVLRMLALAHSVRRDWPRAERHAREALRLKLAVHDVIGMALTLDLLASIAAERGAHEHAAVLLGGADRVWADIDTGRWGAHTLNSARRDSEEKTCRALGRETFERAHRRGGGLGLAELVAHALREPARPHPGEPTADRPPHASTAVRLTRRETEVAQLVAEGLANQQIADRLVIARRTAEGHVERILSKLGFSNRSQIAAWVTAQR; this is translated from the coding sequence ATGGGCGGATCAGCGCCACGACGGGACCACCACCTACCGGCCGAGACGACGAGCTTCGTCGACCGGCGTGGCGAACTGACCGAGGGCCGCGAACTGCTGGCCCGGGCACGACTGGTGACGCTGACCGGGCCGGGCGGCGTCGGCAAGACCCGGCTCGCCGCGCGCATCGCGGCCCGGGTGCAGCGGGCCTTCCCGGACGGTGTGCGCTTCGTGCACCTCTCCGGACTCCACGACCCGGCCCTCGTCCCGCTCGCCGCCGCCGACGCGCTGGGGCTGCACGACCACTCGCCCCAGCCGCCGCTGGCCGCCCTCGTCGAACAGGTACGGGAGCGGCGGCTGCTCCTCGTCGTCGACAACTGCGAGCACCTCGCGGGCGCGTGCGCCCAGCTCGCAGCGGCGCTGCTGCGCGGCACCGAGGGGGTCCGGATCCTCGCCACCAGCCGGCACCGGCTCGGCCTCACCGAGGAACACCTGCTGGAGGTACGGCCCCTGCCGGTGCCCGACCCGGACGGCGACCTCTCCGCCGCCGAGGGCTACCCGGCCCTCACGCTCTTCGCCGACCGGGCCGCCGCCGTCGTCCCCGGCTTCCGCCTCACCCCCGCCAACCGGGCCTCCGTGGCCCGCCTCTGCCACCGCCTGGACGGCCTGCCCCTCGCCATCGAACTCGCCGCCGTGCGCATGCGCGTCCTCGACGTCGACCAGCTCCTGGACCGCCTCGACGACCGCTACCGCTTCCTCACCACCGGCAGCCCCGCGGCCCTGCCCCGCCACCAGACCCTGCGCGCCGCGGTCGCCTGGAGCCACGACCTGTGCACCGGCCCCGAGCAACTGGTGTGGGCCCGCCTGTCGGTCCTGGCCGGCGGCTTCGACCTGGAAACGGCGGAGGCGGTGTGCGCGGACGACAGCCCGGAGGGGGCCGCCGGGTACGCGCAGAGCCAGAGCCCGTTCACCGACCGCACGTTCCCGCCCGGGCAGGCGTTCACGGGGGCCCTCGGCGAAGAGGCCGGTTTCGCGTCCCCGTGCACGGCCGGCTCTGTTCAAGGGGCGGCCCGGCACGCGCAGGCGCTCCCGGCCCTCCCCGGGCCAGGGGCCGGGCCAGGACCCGGGCAGGTGGTTCCGGCCGGTTCCGCGGTCCCGGCCGCCCGGCACGCGCAGGCGCCCCCGGGGACCGTGACCCTGCCCCTCCCCGCCGGCGCGGGCCCGGCCCTGCGTGCCGACGACGTCCTGGAAGCCCTCGCCGGACTCGTGGACAAGTCCGTGCTCTGCCGGGAGCCGGGCCCCGGCGGCGCGCGGTACCGGCTGCTCGACACCCTGCGGCAGTACGGGCTGGAGCAGTTGCGGCGGACGCCCGGGGAGGAGGGCGCCGCCCGGCGACGGCAGCGGGACTGGATGCTGCGGCGGGCCGAGGACTGCGAACGCGGCTGGTTCGGGCCCGGGCAGCCGGAGGCCGTCGCCCGGCTGCGCGCCGACCGGGACAATCTGCGCGCCGCCCTCGACTTCAGCCTCTCCACCCCCGGCGAGGCACGCGCCGGGCTGCGCCTCGCCGGCGCCCTCTGGTTCTACTGGCACGCCTGCGGCGCCCCCCGCGAGGGCCTCTACTGGCTCGACCGGGCCCTGGCCGCGGGCCCGGAACCGACCCGGGAACGGGCCCGCGGCCTGTGGGTCGCCGGGCTGCTCGCCGCCGCCACCCAGGACTTCCCCCGGGGCCGCCGCCACGCCGCGGACGCCCTCGCCCTCGCCCGCGCCCTGGGCGACCCCGCCGAAGCCGCCCACGCCGAGTACGTCATCGGCGTCATCCGGCTGTTCGGCGACGACCTGCCCGGCGCGCTGCGGCACTTCGAGGCCACCGTCGCCCGCGGCCCCGTGCCCGGCCAGCACCTGAGCCTCGTCGGCCTCGACCAGGTCGAACTCGCCTGCGCGCTGGGCTACCTGGGCGAGGCCGACCGGGCCGTCGAGGTCTGCGAACGGGCCCTCAGGCTGTGCGAGCGGCACGGCGAGCAGTGGGTGCGGTCGTACGTGCTGCGCATGCTCGCCCTCGCGCACAGCGTGCGCCGCGACTGGCCCCGCGCCGAACGGCACGCCCGCGAGGCCCTGCGCCTGAAACTCGCCGTCCACGACGTCATCGGCATGGCCCTCACCCTCGACCTGCTCGCGTCGATCGCGGCCGAACGCGGCGCCCACGAGCACGCGGCCGTGCTGCTCGGCGGCGCCGACCGCGTCTGGGCCGACATCGACACCGGCCGCTGGGGCGCGCACACCCTCAACTCCGCCCGCCGCGACAGCGAGGAGAAGACCTGCCGGGCCCTGGGCCGCGAGACGTTCGAACGGGCCCACCGGCGCGGCGGCGGGCTCGGGCTCGCCGAACTCGTCGCCCACGCGCTCCGGGAACCGGCCCGCCCGCACCCCGGCGAGCCCACCGCCGACCGCCCGCCGCACGCGAGCACCGCGGTCCGCCTGACCCGCCGCGAGACGGAGGTCGCCCAGCTCGTCGCCGAAGGGCTCGCCAACCAGCAGATCGCGGACCGCCTGGTGATCGCCCGCCGCACCGCCGAAGGCCATGTGGAACGCATCCTCAGCAAGCTCGGCTTCAGCAACCGCAGCCAGATCGCCGCCTGGGTGACGGCCCAGCGCTGA
- a CDS encoding MEDS domain-containing protein: protein MTIRQPTAFDHRMAVFGSDDGFLAAALPFLAEGLAAPGEPPPVAIADPRNLDLLRDALGADAKDVTCVPHTDWYTGSAANAVAQAASYLTAHAGPGGRIHLLMEPDWSGRAGRSARETTEWIRYEALANLLFAPMATTALCAYDTRTAGPAVVAAARRTHPDTDVYEDPVRLTAELDAVPLPLPPAAARPMAEPHAAAVQVWAQARGLPAADAELFATAVVQTAAALAPLDGSALLWGEAPACVCELRSARRLDDPLAGFVPPPGDSAGLWYARQVCAYVDVRDDTAGATVRLQYA, encoded by the coding sequence GTGACCATCCGACAACCCACCGCCTTCGACCACCGCATGGCCGTCTTCGGCAGCGACGACGGCTTCCTCGCCGCCGCCCTGCCCTTCCTCGCCGAGGGCCTCGCCGCCCCCGGCGAACCACCGCCCGTGGCCATCGCCGACCCCCGCAACCTGGACCTCCTGCGCGACGCCCTCGGCGCCGACGCCAAGGACGTCACCTGCGTCCCGCACACCGACTGGTACACCGGCTCCGCCGCCAACGCCGTCGCCCAGGCCGCCTCCTACCTCACCGCGCACGCCGGACCCGGCGGCCGGATCCACCTCCTCATGGAGCCCGACTGGAGCGGCCGGGCCGGCCGCTCGGCCCGCGAGACCACCGAGTGGATCCGCTACGAGGCCCTCGCCAACCTCCTCTTCGCCCCCATGGCCACGACCGCCCTGTGCGCCTACGACACCCGCACCGCCGGGCCCGCCGTCGTCGCCGCGGCCCGCCGCACCCACCCCGACACGGACGTGTACGAGGACCCGGTGCGGCTCACGGCCGAACTCGACGCCGTACCGCTGCCGCTGCCCCCCGCCGCCGCGCGGCCCATGGCGGAGCCGCACGCCGCCGCCGTACAGGTCTGGGCACAGGCGCGGGGGCTGCCCGCCGCCGACGCCGAGCTGTTCGCCACGGCCGTGGTGCAGACGGCGGCGGCCCTGGCCCCGCTCGACGGCTCCGCCCTGCTGTGGGGCGAGGCGCCCGCCTGCGTCTGCGAACTGCGCTCGGCCCGCCGCCTCGACGACCCCCTCGCCGGCTTCGTCCCGCCTCCCGGCGACAGCGCCGGGCTCTGGTACGCGCGTCAGGTCTGCGCGTACGTGGACGTCCGCGACGACACGGCGGGCGCCACCGTCCGCCTCCAGTACGCATAG
- a CDS encoding ATP-binding protein: MLQLSGRHLPDPDARYGPFPQPPLGAGHLSVEYAPRPSAVREARAEVRRQLEGWGLAERGEVADVAELLVGELATNALVHAESRFRLTLFAAHGVLRCEVADGERRVPRVLEAGTGESGRGMFLVDALAQRWGCHRDGPGKTVWFELGTCGADGCGRRQP; this comes from the coding sequence ATGCTGCAACTCTCCGGGCGCCACCTCCCGGACCCCGACGCCCGGTACGGCCCGTTCCCGCAACCACCCCTGGGAGCAGGCCACCTGAGTGTCGAGTACGCACCCCGGCCCTCCGCCGTGCGCGAGGCACGCGCGGAAGTGCGCAGGCAGTTGGAGGGCTGGGGGCTCGCGGAGCGCGGTGAGGTGGCGGACGTGGCGGAACTCCTCGTGGGTGAGCTCGCCACCAACGCACTGGTGCACGCCGAGAGCCGCTTCCGGCTCACGCTCTTCGCCGCGCACGGCGTGCTGCGCTGCGAGGTCGCCGACGGCGAGCGGCGCGTGCCCCGGGTGCTGGAGGCGGGCACCGGGGAGAGCGGCCGCGGGATGTTCCTGGTGGACGCCCTCGCCCAGCGCTGGGGCTGCCACCGGGACGGGCCGGGCAAGACCGTGTGGTTCGAGCTCGGCACGTGCGGGGCGGACGGCTGTGGTCGGCGACAGCCGTGA
- a CDS encoding Nramp family divalent metal transporter: MADTTGNTTDHEATQRPPLRKASWKYIGPGIVVAATGVGAGDLVATLIAGSNFGYTLLWAAIIGCLVKISLAEAAGRWHLSTGRTLFDGWASLGRWTTWFFAVYVVVWGFVYGAAAMSSSALPLQALFPDVMDLKWWGIACGLVGLVFVWFNKYAVFEKVMTVLVGVMFLVTVYLAIRVTPNLADAFAGLLPVLPDEKDSILNTLGLIGGVGGTITLAAYGYWVNAKGWTDTGWMKVMRLDNRVAYATTGIFVIAMLFVGAELLHSANVAIASGDKGLIQLGDILEEEYGAATAKFFLIGFFATSFTSLIGVWHGVSLMFADFVTRLSGRGQAKGEEVASGERERSWPFRAYLLWLTFPPMILLFEGQPFRLIIIYGVLGAAFLPFLAGTLIWLLNSARTPREWRNGPVSNVMLALAGLLFLILCVKQIWDQPWGEFF; encoded by the coding sequence ATGGCGGACACCACGGGAAACACCACGGATCACGAGGCCACCCAGCGACCCCCGCTGCGCAAGGCGAGTTGGAAGTACATCGGGCCGGGGATCGTCGTCGCGGCCACCGGCGTCGGGGCCGGTGACCTGGTCGCCACGCTCATCGCGGGCAGCAACTTCGGCTACACCCTCCTGTGGGCCGCGATCATCGGCTGTCTGGTGAAGATCTCGCTGGCCGAGGCGGCGGGCCGCTGGCACCTGTCCACGGGCCGCACCCTGTTCGACGGCTGGGCGAGCCTCGGCCGCTGGACGACGTGGTTCTTCGCGGTCTACGTCGTCGTCTGGGGCTTCGTCTACGGCGCGGCGGCGATGTCGTCGAGCGCGCTGCCGCTGCAGGCGCTCTTCCCCGACGTGATGGACCTGAAGTGGTGGGGCATCGCCTGCGGCCTGGTCGGGCTGGTCTTCGTCTGGTTCAACAAGTACGCCGTGTTCGAGAAGGTCATGACGGTCCTGGTGGGCGTCATGTTCCTGGTGACGGTGTACCTGGCGATCCGGGTCACGCCGAACCTGGCCGACGCCTTCGCCGGGCTCCTGCCGGTCCTGCCGGACGAGAAGGACTCGATCCTCAACACGCTCGGCCTGATCGGCGGCGTCGGCGGCACGATCACGCTCGCCGCGTACGGCTACTGGGTCAACGCCAAGGGCTGGACCGACACCGGCTGGATGAAGGTCATGCGCCTGGACAACCGCGTCGCCTACGCCACCACCGGCATCTTCGTGATCGCCATGCTGTTCGTCGGCGCGGAGCTGCTGCACTCGGCGAACGTCGCCATCGCCAGCGGCGACAAGGGCCTGATCCAGCTGGGCGACATCCTGGAGGAGGAGTACGGGGCGGCGACGGCGAAGTTCTTCCTCATCGGCTTCTTCGCCACGTCCTTCACCTCGCTGATCGGCGTCTGGCACGGCGTGAGCCTGATGTTCGCCGACTTCGTGACCCGCCTGTCGGGACGCGGCCAGGCCAAGGGCGAGGAGGTCGCCTCCGGCGAGCGCGAACGCTCCTGGCCCTTCCGCGCGTACCTGCTGTGGCTGACCTTCCCGCCCATGATCCTGCTCTTCGAAGGCCAGCCCTTCCGCCTGATCATCATCTACGGCGTGCTCGGCGCGGCCTTCCTGCCGTTCCTCGCCGGCACCCTGATCTGGCTGCTGAACTCCGCCCGGACGCCCCGCGAGTGGCGCAACGGCCCGGTGAGCAACGTGATGCTCGCCCTCGCGGGGCTGCTGTTCCTGATCCTGTGCGTGAAGCAGATCTGGGACCAGCCGTGGGGGGAGTTCTTCTAG
- a CDS encoding glycoside hydrolase family 18 protein, translating into MSIYRGSLRLWSGAVTVALALTVTAVGQASAADVENARNAGFEAGLSDWTCSAGSGTTVSSPVRTGTAALRATPAGQDNARCSQTVAVRPNSTYSLGAWVRGGYAYLGVTGTGTTDVSTWTPDSSSWKQLSTSFRTGASTTSVTVYTHGWYGQAAYYADDVSVFGPDGGGGTGPGPTIPAAPSGLRVSGTTSSSVSLAWNTVSGATGYTVYRDGTKVTAVSGTSATVTGLAASTSYSFQVTATNAAGESPRSTAVTGTTNHTSGPGPALPKHAVTGYWQNFDNGATVQKISDVPAHYDIIAVAFADATGTPGAVSFTLDSAGLKGYTVDRFKADVKAKQAAGKKVIISVGGERGTVTVNDAASATNFADSVWSVMQEYGFDGVDIDLENGLNATYMTQALRALSAKAGPSLIITMAPQTIDMQSTSNSYFQTALNIKDILTVVNMQYYNSGSMLGCDGKVYSQGTVDFLTALACIQLENGLAPSQVGLGLPASTRAAGGGYVSPTVVNNALDCLTRATNCGSFKPPRTYPALRGAMTWSTNWDAASGNAWSNAVGPHVDALP; encoded by the coding sequence ATGTCCATATACAGAGGATCCCTGCGGCTCTGGTCGGGTGCCGTCACGGTTGCCCTGGCCCTCACTGTCACGGCCGTCGGCCAGGCCTCCGCCGCCGACGTCGAGAACGCCCGCAACGCCGGCTTCGAGGCAGGTCTGAGCGACTGGACCTGCTCGGCGGGCAGCGGTACGACGGTCTCCTCCCCGGTGCGCACCGGTACGGCCGCGCTGCGGGCCACCCCCGCCGGGCAGGACAACGCCCGGTGCAGTCAGACGGTGGCGGTGCGGCCGAACTCCACCTACTCCCTGGGCGCCTGGGTCCGGGGCGGCTACGCCTACCTCGGCGTCACCGGCACGGGCACCACGGACGTGTCCACGTGGACGCCGGATTCCTCCTCCTGGAAGCAGCTGTCGACGTCGTTCAGGACGGGCGCGTCGACGACCTCGGTGACGGTGTACACGCACGGCTGGTACGGGCAGGCCGCGTACTACGCCGACGACGTGTCGGTCTTCGGCCCCGACGGGGGCGGCGGCACCGGCCCGGGCCCCACGATCCCGGCCGCGCCGAGCGGTCTGCGCGTCTCGGGTACGACGTCCTCGTCCGTCTCGCTCGCCTGGAACACCGTCTCCGGCGCCACGGGCTACACCGTCTACCGCGACGGCACGAAGGTCACGGCGGTCTCCGGCACGTCGGCCACGGTGACCGGGCTCGCCGCCTCGACGTCGTACTCCTTCCAGGTCACGGCGACGAACGCGGCCGGTGAGTCGCCGAGGTCGACGGCCGTCACGGGGACCACGAACCACACGTCCGGCCCCGGCCCCGCCCTGCCCAAGCACGCGGTGACCGGCTACTGGCAGAACTTCGACAACGGCGCGACGGTCCAGAAGATCTCGGACGTACCGGCCCACTACGACATCATCGCGGTGGCCTTCGCGGACGCCACGGGCACACCGGGCGCGGTCTCCTTCACCCTGGACTCGGCCGGGCTGAAGGGCTACACCGTCGACCGGTTCAAGGCCGATGTGAAGGCCAAGCAGGCGGCCGGCAAGAAGGTCATCATCTCGGTCGGCGGCGAACGCGGCACGGTCACCGTGAACGACGCGGCCTCGGCGACGAACTTCGCCGACAGCGTCTGGTCGGTCATGCAGGAGTACGGCTTCGACGGCGTCGACATCGACCTGGAGAACGGCCTCAACGCCACCTACATGACGCAGGCCCTGCGCGCCCTGTCCGCGAAGGCGGGCCCGTCGCTGATCATCACGATGGCGCCGCAGACCATCGACATGCAGTCGACGTCGAACTCCTACTTCCAGACCGCGCTGAACATCAAGGACATCCTCACCGTCGTCAACATGCAGTACTACAACAGCGGTTCCATGCTCGGCTGCGACGGCAAGGTGTACAGCCAGGGCACGGTGGACTTCCTGACGGCCCTGGCCTGCATCCAGCTGGAGAACGGCCTCGCCCCGTCCCAGGTCGGGCTCGGTCTGCCCGCCTCCACCCGCGCGGCAGGGGGCGGCTACGTGTCGCCGACCGTGGTCAACAACGCCCTGGACTGCCTGACCAGAGCCACCAACTGCGGCAGCTTCAAGCCGCCGCGGACGTACCCGGCCCTGCGGGGCGCGATGACCTGGTCGACGAACTGGGACGCCGCGTCCGGCAACGCGTGGTCCAACGCGGTGGGACCGCACGTGGACGCCCTGCCGTAG
- the cpaB gene encoding Flp pilus assembly protein CpaB: protein MNSRQRRGVILLLLSVVCALGAFTGVLSVISDVESKVGPEVTAYRLKSDVPPYTTLSTGQFEKIKMPERWLSENAVTDLRDIQGKIAVTTLQAGSLLQSDMIVQQPALRPGQQEVAIMVDAATGVAGKITPGASVNVYATFEGEREGDPDQSKIIVTNAKVLDIGEIAALKPDESNRTQQPTDAVPITFALSARDAQRITYAESFAKRVRLALVAPGSDTSVPEQDRTYELAKDK from the coding sequence ATGAATTCCCGTCAGCGCCGCGGCGTGATTCTCCTGCTCCTGTCGGTCGTCTGCGCCCTGGGCGCCTTCACCGGCGTGCTGTCCGTCATCAGCGACGTGGAGTCCAAGGTCGGCCCCGAGGTCACCGCCTACCGGCTCAAGTCCGACGTACCGCCCTACACCACCCTCAGCACGGGCCAGTTCGAGAAGATCAAGATGCCCGAGCGGTGGCTGTCGGAGAACGCGGTCACCGACCTGCGCGACATCCAGGGCAAGATCGCCGTGACCACGCTGCAAGCGGGCTCCCTGCTCCAGTCCGACATGATCGTCCAGCAGCCGGCCCTGCGGCCCGGCCAGCAGGAGGTCGCCATCATGGTCGACGCGGCGACCGGCGTGGCCGGCAAGATCACCCCGGGTGCCTCGGTCAACGTCTACGCCACCTTCGAGGGCGAGCGCGAGGGCGACCCCGACCAGTCGAAGATCATCGTGACCAATGCCAAGGTCCTCGACATCGGCGAGATCGCCGCGCTGAAGCCGGACGAGAGCAACCGCACCCAGCAGCCCACCGACGCGGTCCCGATCACCTTCGCGCTGTCCGCCCGGGACGCCCAGCGCATCACCTACGCCGAGTCGTTCGCCAAGCGCGTCCGGCTCGCCCTCGTCGCGCCCGGCAGCGACACCAGCGTCCCGGAGCAGGACCGGACGTACGAACTCGCGAAGGACAAGTGA
- a CDS encoding AAA family ATPase: MPTRILPAVGDADAVRSVTTLLSQLPDAEPVAPVVDSTQLIDTLARLAAESVDELPEVVVVHERIGPVPALELIREVALRFPAVGVILVTSDASPGLFQAAMDYGARGLVALPLSYEELASRVQAVAQWSVGVRRHLGAGGDVFTGVGGSVVTVSGAKGGAGATLTAIQLALAAQASGRSTALVDMDLQTGDIASYLDVQFRRSVVDLAAITDISPRVLADAVFRHDTGLALLLAPAEGERGEDVTDRAARQIVSALRSRYEVVVIDCGAQLSGAGAAAVEMADRALLVTTPDVVAVRGAKRAVRMWDRLQIRKAEETTVVVNRYSRGTEIQPPLIQRITGTAVAATAIPANFKELQSVVDAGRVHELENKSAVKQALWGLAGELGLVKAPDAARKAGRFRGGDRGSVSFRRRREG, encoded by the coding sequence ATGCCCACGAGGATCCTCCCGGCAGTCGGTGACGCGGACGCCGTCCGGTCCGTCACGACGCTGCTCAGCCAGCTCCCGGACGCCGAACCGGTCGCCCCGGTGGTCGACTCCACGCAGCTCATCGACACCCTCGCGCGCCTGGCCGCCGAGTCCGTCGACGAACTGCCCGAGGTCGTGGTCGTGCACGAGCGGATCGGCCCCGTCCCCGCGCTGGAACTGATCCGCGAGGTCGCCCTGCGCTTCCCGGCCGTCGGCGTCATCCTCGTCACCTCCGACGCGAGCCCCGGCCTCTTCCAGGCCGCCATGGACTACGGCGCCCGCGGCCTGGTCGCCCTGCCCCTCAGCTACGAGGAACTCGCCAGCCGCGTCCAGGCGGTCGCCCAGTGGTCGGTGGGCGTACGGCGCCACCTGGGCGCCGGCGGCGACGTGTTCACCGGCGTCGGCGGCTCGGTCGTCACGGTCAGCGGGGCCAAGGGCGGCGCCGGGGCCACCCTGACCGCCATCCAGCTGGCCCTGGCCGCCCAGGCCTCCGGCCGCAGCACCGCCCTGGTCGACATGGACCTCCAGACCGGCGACATCGCCTCCTACCTGGACGTCCAGTTCCGCCGCTCCGTCGTCGACCTGGCCGCCATCACCGACATCTCCCCACGCGTCCTGGCCGACGCGGTCTTCCGCCACGACACCGGCCTCGCCCTGCTGCTCGCCCCGGCCGAGGGGGAACGCGGCGAGGACGTCACCGACCGCGCCGCCCGGCAGATCGTCAGCGCCCTGCGCTCCCGCTACGAGGTCGTCGTCATCGACTGCGGCGCCCAGCTGAGCGGGGCCGGGGCGGCGGCCGTGGAGATGGCGGACCGGGCCCTGCTCGTCACCACCCCGGACGTGGTCGCCGTACGGGGCGCCAAACGGGCCGTGCGGATGTGGGACCGGCTGCAGATCCGCAAGGCCGAGGAGACGACCGTCGTCGTCAACCGGTACTCCCGCGGTACGGAGATCCAGCCGCCCCTGATCCAGCGGATCACCGGCACGGCGGTCGCGGCCACCGCGATCCCCGCCAACTTCAAGGAACTGCAGAGCGTCGTCGACGCGGGCCGCGTCCACGAACTGGAGAACAAGAGCGCGGTGAAGCAGGCCCTGTGGGGCCTGGCCGGTGAACTGGGCCTGGTCAAGGCGCCCGACGCCGCCCGGAAGGCCGGCAGGTTCCGGGGCGGCGACCGGGGTTCGGTGAGCTTTCGGCGGAGGAGGGAGGGATGA
- a CDS encoding pilus assembly protein has translation MPSRGRDRDRGQVTIEFLGMTPTIIVTLIALWQVVLVGYTFILAGNAADEAVRAGTAAEPGARQAACQEAGLKHLSEAWRSGATITCGGSGYVTADVRLEVPVLFPGTLSFPYAVKGHAGAVEEAD, from the coding sequence ATGCCGTCAAGAGGGCGCGACCGGGACCGGGGCCAGGTCACCATCGAGTTCCTCGGCATGACACCGACGATCATCGTGACGCTGATCGCGCTGTGGCAGGTCGTCCTCGTCGGCTACACGTTCATCCTCGCGGGCAACGCGGCGGACGAGGCGGTGCGGGCGGGAACGGCGGCCGAACCGGGCGCGCGGCAGGCCGCCTGCCAGGAGGCCGGGCTCAAGCACCTGTCGGAGGCGTGGCGATCCGGCGCCACGATCACCTGCGGCGGCTCCGGTTACGTCACGGCCGACGTGCGCCTGGAGGTCCCGGTCCTCTTCCCGGGCACGCTGTCCTTCCCGTACGCCGTCAAGGGCCACGCCGGCGCGGTCGAGGAGGCGGACTGA
- a CDS encoding TadE family protein, giving the protein MTRLSKGRDRGQVAIEFIGFLPILLIVALAAVQLGLIAYTAQQAGTAARTGARSASLDGPYEADCRAAVSSWLADGTSCPASIGGDEVTVTATVQIPSLVPGWEFDPAVKTATMPRDH; this is encoded by the coding sequence ATGACTCGTCTCAGCAAGGGCCGCGACCGCGGCCAGGTCGCCATCGAGTTCATCGGCTTCCTGCCGATCCTCCTGATCGTCGCCCTGGCCGCCGTGCAACTGGGCCTCATCGCCTACACGGCCCAGCAGGCGGGCACCGCCGCCCGGACGGGGGCGCGCAGCGCGTCGCTGGACGGCCCGTACGAGGCGGACTGCCGGGCGGCGGTCAGCAGCTGGCTGGCCGACGGCACCAGTTGCCCGGCGTCGATCGGCGGCGACGAGGTCACGGTCACGGCCACCGTGCAGATCCCGTCCCTGGTGCCGGGCTGGGAGTTCGACCCGGCCGTCAAGACCGCGACGATGCCGCGCGACCACTGA